The sequence below is a genomic window from Harmonia axyridis chromosome 1, icHarAxyr1.1, whole genome shotgun sequence.
TAAAGAAACCAAAGAACAAGCGAGGAATCGATACAATCAACAAATGGTCCAGGCACTTCCTTTAGAAAATCcaacaattattcaaacaaAACCATTTGAATGAATGTTAGATATATCTTTAGAAAACACTTGCAATAATTATCAAGTTATGATTATAAATAGATTGATCAAAACGTATTAAATATGGTATTGATTGGCGTTATTCAGTTGAAAAGGGTCCTTTTTGTATTCTAGCtttagtttattcatgaaatcgAGATGTGAGGATGGGTTTTCCTAAGGAAAGTATGATAACAACACAAGATGACTCATTACTATATTTTTATTGTCGTGAATTTAGACAgaggaaattcattatttatggTCGAAATTATTGAGTTTCCCAAAGATTTTTCCAACGTTTTCAACCTCGAATACAAACAACCAAAAAGTTTGCAAAAAGCGCGATTTCTCCCTCATTTTCAAACCCAAAACATCGCAAAAGACACTCGAAATCTTGAAGATACCCCCAAAGACACTTACCCCCATCAATGGCCTTGATTTGGggcccttcttcggccatcttCAACCAAAAGCACCCCCAGTATTTAGCACAACACTGTTACTCCTCTAAACGTTGTGTTTTCAACGAAAAACTTGATTTTTCGACTGACTCTAACGTATGGGTAGTTCACCTTAGTCACCAGAAGATTGAATCAATAAACAGGCCCCCGCGTCTGCGCCGTCATCAGACTCCGCCATTGCACCCCTTTGGTCCGCATGCCCCTTGGATACCACCTCCTGTAAAATCGTTAAAGAATGGAAATTGAGATATTTGCTTAACAGGAATTGATAGGAGGGGGGCTGACTCGAAATtgtgtttacattttttaaatggggGGTTGGAAGTTGGGTGGTTTGGGGGGAGTTCTCGGAAAATGTATTGCTCATTGTTGTTGGCGGCCTTCTTCCTTTGTTTTCCAGGTTTGGCTTCAATTGATCGGCGATTGAGCAACAAGTGAAGGATAGCGTTGGTTGGGATAGGTTGACGGGAGTTTTGAGTTGAATTGCATCTGTTGGGGCGGTGTACCCCAGGGTTCAGTTCAGGTACCGATTTTATTGTAGAtaggcgaacaattttgcttaATTGGTTTTTTTCGTTATTCGAGGCTCTAttatgaaaaactggttataaagggtgtttttttagagctatagaactttaaattgcaataaaacaacgatggattattcttttgacatgaattttatttatccgcaaaataatattgtggcattacattttaaatatgatttctggtatatgaccgccacggctggctcggatgtagtccaatctggacgtccaattttcgatgactttttccaacatttgtggccgtatatcggcaataacacggcgaatgttgtcttccaaatggtcaagggtttgtggccgcatagaacaatgactttacataaccccacagaaagtagtctagcggtgttaaatcacaagatcttggaggccaattcacaggtccaaaacatgaaattaggcggtcaccaaacgtgtctttcaatgaatcgattgtggcacgaactgtgtgacatgttgcgccgtcttgttggaaccacagctcctggacatcgtggttgttcaattcaggaatgaaaaagtcagtaatcatggctctataccgattaccattgactgtaacgttctggccatcatcgtttttgaagaagtacggaccaatgattccaccagcccataaagcaccaaacagtcagtttttctggatgtaacggtgtttcgacatacacttgaggattagtttcactccaaatgcggcagttttgtttgttgacgtagccattcaaccagaaacaaaataaaatggacgtagcgcgcgatacgtattccgcacagaaccattattttcgaaataaaattgcactatttgcaagcattgaaatggcttgttgcgtcactcccaacgatcctgccaattcttgttgcatttgacacgattCTTGATCAACTAATGCCGccaattctgcatattcgaaaacTTTATCTCTTCCattgccatgctggtcttcgacgtcaaaatcaccgttcttgaagcgttcaaacactctcagcacgttctttcactaatagcggtatttgagagcattcgattagcctcagccgcagatttctccatattgaagcagaaaattaaaacctcccgcaaataacgagaattaTGGCTCATAAGTTGACATGCCattggttcaatttgaccatggttctCATCGATTCgtgacaaggagcattgtcttggtgaaattTCACATTCAGGGACGTTTTCTCATAAAATATCGACTTTATTGGTCAATATGGTCACCTTCAAGGGTGGACCATAGACTCCAACTCTCCTCTTACTTTCCCAAACCTATTCTGTCGAAAGGTAGTATTCAACCCCGATTATCTATGAATCTTCATAGATAATCGGGGTTGAATACTACCTTTCGACAGAATAGGTTTGGGAAAGTAAGAGGAGAGTTGGAGTCTATGGTCCACCCTTGAAGGTGGTCTTCATTTTAGAGAAGAATTTATTTGATAGGTTTATTCTTTTGATGTCTGCAAAAAGCCACTGATCACCGAGGGCCAGATCTAGAGAATAATGTGAGTGTTTCAGCATTGTCTTGgggaaagagaatttttttctttggaatttcAGGACGTTATTTCCTAATATCTGCTTTCAATAACCTCATATAAGTTTCAGCTTCTTGCATTTTCTATTGATCACGTCAACAGGGCCAGAGAGAATTTAAGAAGAATTATTATCCAATAGGTCGATAATCGAGAACTGATTATCAAACTATGAATCGAGAATGAATTATTAGGAGCCTTAAGGCTAACTCTGAGGCTAGCAAAATGTCACCACAATAATATTCcttattttgtttgaatttaaaatgaTCTTCGTGAAGTTATAGTTGAGAGATCTTTCCGTTTGATGCTGCTCATCAAATGTTAGAAATAAGAAAAACCTTTCGCTCTATTAAGTAAACTTTTCACAAAAGGTTTCAGGATTTTTGCAGGATCAGTAATCTCCGAAGCGATTGAACTGGTAATAATTTTTAAGGGAAATAGTTTTCTGAAGGATTTAGCAATAATTTCATCGTATTTAATATTGATTGATTTAATCATTTTCTTAAAGATTAATTTTCTgtcaaaaaattgaagatcatATCAATTTAGCCGGATCTTGATGTGAAGGGTAGAATGTTTTGAAATAAAacacaaatgaaaaattattcaacaataacaATTTATACAGCAAATAAATCAGGTATACAATCTTAGAGTTTCGTGAATGGATCAGTTGATGCAAAAATATCCATTTGGGAATCACAGATATCGTCATAGTGATGTAGATAACTTAATAGCTTTCAATTCTGGTTTCCTCTTCAAGTAATCTTCAAGGCGTACAgttgaatatctgaaaaaaaaaacgcaaaTATAACAAGATAAAATTAAGACACATCCAAATTTGGTATTGGTAGAAAAATATCGATACTAGTGTTGTACAGGGTGGAGGGGGGGTACATATATTCATTTCCTAAgctatcttgaatttgagaaatgcaAAAATTTCATCACTGACAAACCAACTTGTTGATTTTGCCGGCTTTCATGTCTTATGGAAACTTTTGCACTAAAAATTGAAGACTGAAATAGTCAGTGTGTATTTTAGACTTTCAACAGTGGGATATTGAAAAAACGATGTATATATTGAGGTTATACTCACCCAACAAAGTCAAAATTGATGTGTGAGTGAGCGGCTTGGATCAGAGACCAAGAATACCATAACAAGTGTGCAGCAAGAACAAACTTGTTCACTTGTAGGTAAAGCTTTTCGATCTCGCTTTCACTAACTGTAGAAACTTCCTTGTATTCCATCAGATACGTCTTCAACCAATCCATTTGAAGCTCTTTCGATGGAAATCTGCTGTAGTCTATGTCGTTCACACCTTCAAGAAATACAGTAGTTACTTTTCTGTACAAAAATAATGCAACTCTTCCTATCTTCTTTTAAATACTTCCAActttattatatcattatatgTTAGTTGCGAGCGTATTGTATAATGTTTTGCAAGACCTTTCATTCCTTTCAGAAGCTTAGACTTATAAAGAGATATAAATTTTCTTTGTTTGACAAGATATTAGATATTCCAGAACATACCAAAGAATTGTGTCCTATAGTAGACGGATGATAGGGAAAATAGCGAtgatgtagtgactctgtctgcccgaGAGATGGTGTTATGGGCGTCGTGCCACACTCTACTACGGCCCCGGCAGATTTATGAGGGTCCCCGcattgcagcagagtcacctctccacgatagtGTGAgtcatttgtattcagtaggttatgtcatacCGTTTAATCATTGTttgatcaaaatcagtgctcatgaATACTGATTGAAACAtacaaaaacattaaaattcCACTTTTAAAAGTAATTTTCGACTTATTGTAGAAAAGTGAGTTATTGTACCAGATTTAACACCCTGTGCCTATGGAGTAAAAAGGGTTAAGACCCATAGCTACAGGAAAGTTTTTAATGTGATTAGTACcaactatatatgtatatcctatCTATTCACTAAATCTAAATGAAGAATCTGTGTGATTACTACTTTATTATCCTATCAGTTTATCACCTTTATTCTGGGACTTGGGACACACTATATAGTATAATCTCAGTGTTTTTTGtctattttaaaaattaaaggGAGTATTCCTTACCAGCAAATTCGGCGAAATGGTTAGCTATATCATAGGGTTGATAGTTGTAGCTGGCATATTCGAAATCGATGAAGAACACCTTGTTTTTGTCCTCGTTGTAAATCACATTTCCTAAAAGAAGATCGTTGTGGGCGAATACTACATCCATGTCAAAATCATTCACATCTTCTCTGAACTCTCTAATCTCTTGCAGTAACTGTTCTTTTGAGAAATTCTGTTTTTCGtatctgaaaaatttcgaaacttCAAAAATCAAAGAAGTCAGCAGCTAGATACACGCTGTTtgtcttcaaaaagcaatagtaaagggtgttttttttagagctatagaactttaaattgcaataaaacaacgatggattattcgattaatatgaattttatttatccgcaagataatcttgtggcattacattttaaatatgatttctggcatatgaccgccacggctggctcggatgtagtccaatctggacgtccaatattcgattactttttccaacatttgtggccgtatatcggcaataacacggcgaatgttgtcttccaaattgtcaagggtttgtggcttatccgcatagaccaatgactttacatagccccacagaaagtagtctagcggtgttaaatcacaagatcttggaggccaattcacaggtccaaaacgtgaaattaggcggtcaccaaacgtgtctttcaacaaatcgagctgtgtgacatgttgcgccgtcttgttggaaccacagctactggacatcatggttgttcaattcaggaatgaaaaagttagtaatcatggctctataccgatcaccattgactgtaactttctggccatcatcgtttttgaagaagtacggaccaatgattccaccagcccataaagcgcaccaaacagtcagtttttctggatgtaacggtgtttcgacatacacttgaggattagcttcactgcaaatgcggcagttttgtttgttgacgtagccattcaaccagaagtgcgcttcatcgctaatggacgtagtgcgcgataagtattccgcacagaatcattattttcgaaaaaaaaatggcactattcgcaagcgttgttcaggagtgagtctattcatgatgaattgccaaaccaaactgagaataaatcacttgacagctgttaaatcggttgccatcttgaacagtattgccaacttaaagttatatttctcgaaaaaatacACCCGTTATAAGGAGAAATATGTAATAAGATCGTTTCAGAATTTCTACAAGAGTTAAAGGAATctttgtgatcacttttggggtagaaaaaattttcaatctctgatttcaaaatttccgctGGCATTTCAGACCATTCTGAGCAACATTAGTTTTATCTCTGTCTGTAGGTTTTGTGTGTCCAGAAATCCTTGTGAAGGCCTCAAGTTTTGTATTTACttaatttattatcatttttattgaatatttcaacttATAATTATGTAACAAGAGAGTTTAAAGTATAACGTTCCTCATTCAAAGTGAATTATCTTTACACGAAATTAAAATAAAGTATAATCAAACTTACTCTTTTTGTTTGGCTTCATCCTCGAATTTTTCAGGTATCAAGTCCACAAACTGATGTAGTTTTGACCAAAAGTTAGGTTCCGGTTTTCTTTGGTTTGGATTCTTGACTTTGTGCATTCTTGCTAATTCTCTGGCGACCAGTCTGTATACTTCCGGTTTCAATACGTCCTCGGGGGTTAAAGTTCTTCCAGGGATGAACTCATAAACGAGCCCATTCTCGAATGTGGCGTACAGGGATGGAGCTAGCTCGTGCTGGTGGAGTAGTTtgatgtttctgttaagaagAATCGTATGAATAACAAGAAATCTGCAAATTTTGAACTATGGTTtatcattcgaaaaaaataataacaaaattttaaaaaaccgAACACtgaaactataaaaaaaaattaattcattataactATCATAGCAATAtacgttttcatttcattattatgtgtttttgaattttggagaaatgaatattttttattttgtttctgtgattttttttgtttacgaGTTTTCCTCAATTTTCGAAGTTTTTTCGTAATTTCCGTTGTGAACAAACAACAATTTTGGAGCAATATCGAGAATTTttattccaatattcttcttgaattttctatatttctgaTTGTGTGGTCATCTTTGAAGTTAGCATGTATagtatgaaattttatttcttaaCAACTTTACTTCTCTCTTTATGCGATAAACATGAGACCATTTCTAAATCAACATTGGAAAAATATAGACATTTGATAGATCTGTTgggtgaacgagcgctcaaaaaaataaatctcgAAGACGGCCCTGAAAATCTTATCATCGATATAATTCGACAAAAGTGAACTAGGATGATCACTTACCTTATCTCAGCATTCCTATCAATGAGCAGGTCAGTCTTGTGGCCATATATCCTCACCAGAACATTTTCTTCAATACCGTCATCTTCTGAGATGTTTCTGCACAGAACTAGCTTGTTTGTTATGCCATCTGTCATAAGCTAAAGccatttgaatatattagttGGAAAATCTATTAGAATTTTGGGAAATGTTTTTTCACTTGAAAGAGTTTGGTTACTTTCAGTAGATTACCGGCCATATCAACGGAACCCCTActcggattttgcccattaacaaatttAATCTCAGCATTCGAAAGGTGACAAAAGGTTGACGAATAAAGCcaatttcttttagaaaaatatgtttttctcGAATTGAcagtaaatattaattttgtagacacatatcaatcagcaaaatattgcttttcccgcctaggcagcaaaatgattattctcaatggaaataaaacattcgacatttcctgacaatcaattttttttgccacCTCCCTTATTTCTGGAAGAGTAattacttctaagtcgctatcattgtccataatataaatatatccgatatttttccaatttcataagttgtcaaactataattattatggacatatacatttccatagcaaccaaccattccaacaatcacgatttctatcaaatttcgttttaatttatcactacaggaaaaataagaaGATTGTATATAtgtaattgtaataatttgccaatacaatatcctacatatatcattctaaacaatcgaaaaaaaaatataaatgttcaACTCGACAGCAAATTAGATTAGATAGCCTTGCCATAGCTGAATTCCTATGAACTATTAGCCGCGGTAGTCAATCTACTATTTTGCTGCCtagaaaacaaataactattgtaCTGATGGTTAGCTTAGgtgatatcgaaaacttaattttttacCGTTGCTGAGAAAGTGTGAAATTTGTACTGTATCAAAGTAAAATAGTATACAAAGTTTGCGGAGTTTCTGATAACTTAACTATTAATCGACTCATTTAGAAATTGGAGAATTTTATCATGTGCAAAAACAGCAACATTCATTTAATTCATTGTTACATGAATCTCTTCAAAGATAAAAAGAtctaaatttttccaaaatcaaAACGGAAAATTTCCAATCATAAAGTATATCGATAAAATCAATATGCTCAATCGTGTGAACACATATTTTATGATTATCCAACTTGAAGTACGATAATTTGTTTCAATCACACGTAGAGAGaacaatgaataaattaacCGTTTGAACAAGGAGGATATACCATTTAAGATAAACGCAATTTGAGCACTCTGCTCAGTTAGACATATAGTTGTATAGCCTTCAAATCAGTCACCCTAACTGCATCTCTGAATGATCCTTTCCGATTCCATTTATCCTATTTTAATATAACGCGACTCCATATTATACAGTTAGCATATAGCCTTCGCGAAAAAACAGGACCGTACTCAACACTGAAATTACATCGATTCCATATcagtatatcgaaaaaaaaaagcttttttgcgattatttattaatacttagttgaatttatattttgaaaaattaaataataagatAATCTAAGGTTTCCTTAGAATGTGGTTACTCCATCATTCAATTGTGGCAGTTTTTCACTCcattgatttgaatatttttcaaggtTCTATCCATGTTCGCCAATTTTGAGATGTTATATGCCAAATTGATGTTTCttgtcatagagtaataaacatagatagagggagtatacgcaatttttcatatccccaacatggttagattacattgtcggattgtgatatattttcaaatctacaattttactatatcgctatgaatgtatattaatattgaatgaaatacatttatttgagtgatttccgaaaaatatccaaatttgaatatttagaattctatatttttcctaattgttgaacTCATAGTAAGCAgaacatttattattatctgtatatacctgctgaaatccaaggtttggcaacttttgctctcctagtgacatcggttgtttcacgtcgtttggcgcgcttgaagtttgttttctgaatttggatataaagggtgttttttttagagctatagaactttaaattgcaataaaacaacgatggattaatcGATTGACCTGAATTTTaatatccgcaagataattttgtggcattacattttaaatatgatttctggcatgtgactgccacggctggctcggatgtagtccaatctggacgtccaattttcgatgactttttccaacatttgtggccgtatatcggcaataacacggcgaatgttgtcttccatatggtcaagggtttgtggcttatccgcatagaccaatgactttacatagccccacagaaagtagtctagcggtgttaaatcacaagatgttggaggccaattcacaggtcctaaacgtgaaattaggcggtcaccaaaccaaactataccgatcaccattgactgtaacgttctggccatcatcgtttttgaagaagtacggaccaatgattccaccagcccataaagcgcaccaaacagtcagtttttctggatgtaacggtgtttcgacatacacttgaggattagcttcactccaaatgtggcagttttgtttgttgacgtatccattcaaccagaagtgcgctttatcgctaaacaaaataaaatggacgtagtgcgcgatacgtattccgcacagaaccactattttcgaaatgaaattgcactatttacaaacgttgttcaggcgtgagtctattcatgatgaattgccaaaccaaacagagaataaatcacttgaaagctgttaaatcggtcgccatcttgaacagtaatgccaacttaaaattagatacctcgaaaaaaaacacccgttattcaggttcactatgggacataagaagagcattctttgtgaagaaactcgcgaattgagtaaaatatcgcATCTAGCTCCTGGTTGAAAAATGATGTAGCTAATTTAATAGtgcttggaggtttctcaatattaagaaactttatttttttataatttatattttgttatgttttatagtgatttcatttatgtttcaattttgaaattgtcgatatttttggttctttaaTACAATAtgtttcataaataaaagtgttgttcaaggttccttctcatttcatagtttttttattgataaataaaACTGCAAAAGATAGAATGTACTTGATTCTTCAAGTTCTTGATAAATATTTACTTGATTTGACTATTGAAAAACTAATACTCGACTGGATTTTAAGTCAAGCAAAgttaagtagcttgaatattaagTCAAGCCGCACTTAAGCCATACTAACAAAAGTTTAATATCAAGCTTCGTATGTGATATAGATATAAACAGAAAAAGGATCGTTTTATATAGGTTATATCAGATTATTGCCAcgtaataatttttgttgtaggAATAATGCATATCTATTGAGGATAAGTGAGTAGTTAATATCGATGCTGTAAAAACCTATCTTGCTCGTTTGAAATTGCATCGGGTATTACTTGAACCGGTTCTGTATGCATTGGAATAAATGCAACTTGCACCATCAAAATTCCCACAATTTTTTCTTCTGGGAAATCGCTAGGTTATTCTACAATATATCGGCGATAATGATGTCGATGTTTACAATGTTCTAGGTGGCCATTCAAGGTATACCTAAACAAGTGATAAAATACTGTTAAATAAATGGGAGTCATTGAGCTCAACCGTTGAAAAAAAGATAATGTTATGTGTGCATATTTAATTATTAGGGAAGTGGGATTAACACTTTTATCAAGTGGGTTGAAATTCGTTCTTTTCTTTTCGAATGCTGATTATtgtatgaatatttcaagagaatCTATAAGCAAAAAACGTGCAAATTTTACTAAGGGTTATATTCTTGTTGCTTATAGGTAATTCCAAAAGTTTGTTCTTCGAAAAACCTCAATAGAAAAACTATgatttgaaaaacatttcaaaaaaacatcaaatatattcataaattcttgaacattttttgaatgGACAACAAAATCCCGATTTTCAGAAATTACAATCTCATAGAATCAATGACAGTAAAATCTGGACGAGAACAAAATGTTAGTATCCAAAAGATTGGCGGGACAAAAATGCCAATATCAAAAccgtaaaaaataatttcaacaaatcATTTCGATGAAAAATAGAAACTAACAAAAAcaccaatgaatatttcaaaacaaactGGAGTAACATTTCCGATTATTacgatataaaaaaataaaaaattcaacagatccaatcgaagaaaaatggaaaaaaatagtaactaataataactaaaaaaacaccaatgaatattttaaaacaaACTGGAGTGACATTTTTGATTATTACcataaaaaagaatgaaaaatcaaCAGAACCAATCGatgaaaaatggaaacaaaTTAAGTAAATTACAGGACTATTATAGGAAATAAAACCAAAAGGAAATCATAAACTAAAAGCATTTACATATCTATTGTTAACACACTGAGATTTCGGGTATAGAATATTATTTCCGCAAATAATTCTAAAGGTCAGTTTAATTGagacaaaaaattcattttgattaaaCTCTGATCTGTACAAAAAAAAGGAGGTACTGATGATTATATTATCAATATACCTAAACAACAAGAACAATAATATGTCATTCATTTCCGGATTCAACAATCGAAATATTTGGAAGATTACAACAATATTAGTTAGGTATCATGTAAAAGATTgactaaatgaaaaaatatgaataaactgaaagagaagaaaaaatttattttttttccaattgaaaaatAGGAATAAACTACATTAAGtaatatgttatttaattgaaataatgaaccaaaaccaTGGCGTGAAATTTGTTTGTcatgttatttaattttttagtgAGCAAATTGGCAAATTTTCCgttaataattcaaaagaacGAAACAAATCGATTTGATGAAACAGTTCTCTGTCAAAAATACTTAAATACTTcttgaaaaaaggaaaatttttacACAGAATAAACAATTGTTAAATccgaaatattataaaattaaaattacctTAGAGACGAGGTAAAAATACTGATAAACAAGAAACAAAAATCCAACAGAAAtcgatgaaataataaaaacaaaaaaaagaataagtatGTACTTCATGACAACTCAGAAAACAGGAAGTTGCAATTACGCAGATTCAACAATTGAAAGATCCGGATAATCACAAAATCATAATTACCtaaaaactgaaataataaatacaaataaccgaaaatcaaaAATCCAACAGATCCAATcgatgaaaaatagaaaaaaaaaaacttatttatacTTTATGAAAACAGGAAGTTGAAATTAAGCAGATTCAACAATTG
It includes:
- the LOC123688809 gene encoding ethanolamine kinase 1, translated to MEPAPHLKISIRENEVEECIFQLLRHVRPKWKSDGIKTKLMTDGITNKLVLCRNISEDDGIEENVLVRIYGHKTDLLIDRNAEIRNIKLLHQHELAPSLYATFENGLVYEFIPGRTLTPEDVLKPEVYRLVARELARMHKVKNPNQRKPEPNFWSKLHQFVDLIPEKFEDEAKQKEYEKQNFSKEQLLQEIREFREDVNDFDMDVVFAHNDLLLGNVIYNEDKNKVFFIDFEYASYNYQPYDIANHFAEFAGVNDIDYSRFPSKELQMDWLKTYLMEYKEVSTVSESEIEKLYLQVNKFVLAAHLLWYSWSLIQAAHSHINFDFVGYSTVRLEDYLKRKPELKAIKLSTSL